A single window of Luteipulveratus halotolerans DNA harbors:
- a CDS encoding low molecular weight protein-tyrosine-phosphatase translates to MADPYRICVVCSGNICRSPMGEIVLRSLLEDAGLSDQVVVDSAGTGGWHAGQPADPRTVAALARAGYDASAHRARELTPPELAERDLVLVADRGHLREVESMATHSGGDPEIRLLRELDPQAVADGTVEVDDPYYGDEADFERCLTEVRAACVGVVDHVRARV, encoded by the coding sequence ATGGCTGACCCGTACCGCATCTGCGTGGTCTGCAGCGGCAACATCTGCCGCTCACCGATGGGCGAGATCGTCCTGCGCTCCCTGCTCGAGGACGCCGGTCTCTCCGACCAGGTCGTCGTCGACTCCGCCGGCACCGGCGGCTGGCACGCCGGGCAGCCCGCCGACCCACGCACGGTGGCGGCGCTGGCGCGGGCCGGGTACGACGCCTCGGCCCACCGGGCGCGTGAGCTCACGCCTCCCGAGCTCGCCGAGCGCGACCTCGTGCTCGTGGCGGATCGCGGCCACCTGCGCGAGGTCGAGTCGATGGCCACCCACTCCGGTGGCGACCCCGAGATCCGGCTGCTGCGCGAGCTCGACCCGCAGGCCGTCGCCGACGGCACGGTGGAGGTCGACGACCCCTATTACGGCGACGAGGCCGACTTCGAGCGCTGCCTCACCGAGGTACGCGCCGCGTGCGTGGGCGTCGTCGACCACGTCCGCGCGAGGGTCTGA